The Deltaproteobacteria bacterium genome includes a region encoding these proteins:
- a CDS encoding type II toxin-antitoxin system VapC family toxin, translating to MPLIDTNVISELRKRQRANPLVLDWFRNHEPREIFLSVLTLGELRHGMERVRRRDPKAAIALGRWMDDILRSFTDRILDVDRAIADRWGRLGIPDPVPDVDGLIAATALEHDLIVVTRNVKHVAPTGARYFNPFEGHSTP from the coding sequence ATGCCCCTAATCGACACCAATGTGATCTCCGAACTTCGAAAGCGGCAGCGAGCCAATCCTCTCGTGCTCGATTGGTTCCGGAACCACGAGCCACGGGAAATCTTCCTTAGTGTCTTGACGTTGGGCGAATTGCGGCACGGCATGGAACGCGTCCGCCGTCGAGATCCCAAGGCAGCCATTGCCCTGGGCCGCTGGATGGACGATATTCTTCGCAGTTTCACGGACCGCATTCTGGATGTGGATCGAGCGATTGCGGATCGTTGGGGTCGTCTTGGCATCCCTGACCCGGTGCCGGATGTCGATGGACTGATCGCCGCCACTGCTTTGGAGCACGATCTCATCGTAGTGACGCGCAACGTGAAGCACGTCGCCCCGACGGGTGCTCGATACTTTAACCCCTTCGAGGGGCACTCGACCCCTTGA